The following coding sequences lie in one Trichoderma breve strain T069 chromosome 1, whole genome shotgun sequence genomic window:
- a CDS encoding FMN-dependent dehydrogenase domain-containing protein, with translation MSDPNNPNIAIRTTPQWALYQRESFWNTNDGKYPIFNTDPAEIEKLAKEKLSQGGWYYSSCNAGLSWTHLSNRQAFYRHRIVPRMLVDTNQRDTATEIFGHRVSAPIGFAPIGINRIYHPTGELSVAKVAQELNLAYCLSSAGSYSIEDVGKANGSGPRFFQLYQSPDDELCISMLQRAFDNGFDACMLTTDTWSLGWRHNDVFTGNYAFYHDHGAGDLGLQDPVFQKRLKEAGIDPKKNPKEAGQKWIDENIWHGRAITWEKMKWTMAQWKRISGGRPFCLKGIQNVEDAKKAVELGVDGIVVSNHAGRQVDGGISSLDALEKIVDAVGDKIYIMFDSGVRSAADAFKALAIGAKFVFIGRLWVWGLSIAGEHGVRHVLKSLLAEFDILMEVGGFVKIDEINRSCIDSLPNSSNLIAEHSAI, from the exons ATGTCTGACCCCAACAACCccaacatcgccatcagGACCACTCCCCAGTGGGCGCTGTATCAGCGAGAATCCTTCTGGAACACAAACGATGGGAAATAccccatcttcaacaccg ACCCGGCTGAAATTGaaaagctggccaaggagaagctttCTCAGGGAGGCTG GTATTATTCTTCTTGCAATGCCGGACTTTCTTGGACCCATCTCTCCAACCGACAGGCCTTCTATCGGCACCGCATCGTCCCTCGCATGTTGGTTGACACCAACCAGCGAGACACTGCAACCGAGATCTTTGGCCACCGCGTGTCTGCCCCTATTGGATTTGCACCAATTGGCATCAACCGCATTTACCATCCTACGGGAGAGCTTTCTGTGGCCAAAGTAGCACAAGAGCTCAACCTGGCGTACTGCCTGTCTTCTGCTGGAAGCTACAGTATCGAAGATGTCGGCAAAGCAAACGGTTCTGGGCCTCGATTCTTCCAGCTGTACCAGAGTCCCGACGATGagctctgcatctccatGCTCCAGCGAGCCTTTGACAACGGCTTCGATGCTTGCATGCTGACGACGGACACCTGGTCTCTCGGCTGGCGTCACAACGACGTCTTCACCGGAAACTACGCCTTCTACCACGATCACGGAGCAGGCGACCTTGGTCTCCAGGACCCTGTTTTCCAAAAGCGTCTCAAGGAGGCTGGAATTGACCCGAAGAAGAACCCAAAGGAGGCGGGCCAGAAATGGATTGATGAGAACATCTGGCATGGTCGCGCTATTACctgggagaagatgaagtggaCCATGGCGCAGTGGAAGAGGATTAGTGGTGGAAGGCCATTTTGCCTGAAGGGTATTCAGAATGTTGAAGATGCGAAGAAGGCGGTTGAACT GGGTGTGGACGGCATTGTTGTTTCTAACCACGCCGGACGACAAGTTGACGGAGGAATCTCCAGCCTTGATgctctggagaagattgtcgATGCCGTTGGCGACAAGATCTAC ATCATGTTCGATTCCGGAGTTCGCAGCGCCGCCGACGCCTTCAAGGCCCTCGCCATCGGAGCCAAATTCGTCTTCATTGGCCGTCTCTGGGTCTGGGGCCTTAGTATTGCCGGAGAGCACGGCGTGCGACACGTCTTGAAGAGTCTGTTGGCGGAATTCGACATTCTGATGGAAGTTGGCGGTTttgtcaagattgatgagattAACCGCAGCTGCATCGACTCTCTGCCTAACTCATCCAACTTGATTGCCGAGCACTCTGCGATCTAA
- a CDS encoding major facilitator superfamily domain-containing protein, producing MPAADKHPEAVPGTVHLVNLAGATASGKVELVPRPSDDPEDPLNWSRRRKYLAVAMVNIYTMGIAICFTLQNSVLADITHDTGISTEHLVQATGVTFLVCGWGCLVTQPLALTYGRRGMYLISMLITVPLMVWAAYSTSTGEWYAHRILFGLVNSPIEALPEVSIPDIFFAHERGAWMSVYVFTLFGFSFVSPLVAGFFTEAYGWRWTMNLGAIVAAASFVILFFFMEETMYFRPTLEGLEDETRQIDEKATEPRASMVEKKAEQNVADQKTGTSYKKKTYIERLKLFVRMEGRPTKTQMFKSMVRPVAILFQFPSVAWVGLIYGISLSWYNVINATVSPILSSPPYSWSTGAVGLIYVGPFIGAALGSIWAGHIADRLTLILARRNKGIREPEQRLWPLALAGILSCIGLIVWGVGAAHGAHWAVLAVGLGILIFSCVAGSSIVLSYNIDCFKDMSGESTVSVIIVRNTLGFAISYGITPWYTNMGLQNCFIMAGFLSLGCVSTFLFMIWKGKSLRRRCAKRYWSYAEKGLHAAN from the coding sequence ATGCCTGCAGCTGACAAGCATCCAGAGGCTGTCCCAGGCACAGTTCACCTCGTCAACCTCGCAGGAGCCACTGCGAGCGGCAAGGTCGAGCTTGTGCCTCGCCCAAGCGATGACCCAGAGGACCCTCTTAATTGGAGTCGCCGACGAAAATACCTGGCCGTAGCCATGGTGAATATTTACACCATGGGTATAGCAATCTGTTTCACACTACAGAATTCCGTTCTGGCCGACATCACCCATGACACGGGCATCTCCACGGAACATCTCGTTCAAGCTACGGGAGTCACGTTCCTTGTTTGTGGCTGGGGTTGTCTTGTGACACAACCTCTTGCTTTGACGTACGGCCGTCGCGGGATGTACCTGATATCGATGCTCATTACAGTTCCTTTGATGGTATGGGCGGCATACTCGACTTCAACTGGTGAATGGTACGCCCACCGCATTCTCTTCGGGCTGGTCAATTCTCCCATCGAAGCTCTACCTGAAGTGAGCATCCCCGACATCTTTTTTGCCCATGAGCGGGGGGCATGGATGTCAGTCTACGTCTTCACGTTATTCGGCTTCAGTTTCGTGTCTCCTCTTGTGGCGGGCTTCTTCACCGAGGCATatggatggcgatggactATGAATCTCGGCGCCATCGTTGCCGCCGCATCGTTTGttatcctcttctttttcatggAGGAGACAATGTACTTCCGACCAACTCTTGAGGGCTTGGAAGATGAGACTCGGCAAATAGACGAAAAGGCTACAGAGCCTCGAGCAAGCATGGTGGAGAAAAAGGCCGAACAGAATGTCGCAGACCAGAAAACAGGCACTTcatacaagaagaaaacttACATTGAGAGGCTGAAGCTCTTTGTCAGGATGGAGGGACGGCCAACAAAGACGCAAATGTTCAAGTCCATGGTGCGACCCGTTGCCATTCTTTTTCAGTTTCCAAGCGTTGCCTGGGTTGGGCTCATCTACGGAATCAGTCTCTCGTGGTACAACGTCATCAATGCCACAGTGAGCCCCATCCTGAGTTCGCCGCCGTACAGCTGGTCTACTGGGGCCGTCGGCCTCATCTACGTCGGCCCTTTTATCGGAGCTGCCCTTGGAAGCATCTGGGCCGGTCACATTGCTGACCGACTCACTCTTATACTCGCACGCCGTAACAAGGGCATTCGCGAACCAGAGCAAAGACTGTGGCCCCTGGCTCTCGCGGGTATTCTCTCCTGCATCGGCCTCATCGTCTGGGGCGTCGGTGCTGCTCACGGGGCCCACTGGGCGGTTTTGGCCGTTGGTCTCGGCATCCTAATCTTTAGCTGCGTTGCTGGCAGCTCCATTGTGCTGTCGTACAATATCGATTGCTTCAAGGATATGAGTGGAGAGAGCACGGTGTCTGTTATCATTGTCCGCAACACGCTTGGGTTTGCCATTTCCTACGGCATCACACCTTGGTATACTAACATGGGTTTGCAAAACTGCTTCATCATGGCGGGCTTTCTCTCACTGGGCTGCGTGAGCACCTTTTTGTTTATGATATGGAAGGGCAAGTCGCTTCGCCGACGATGTGCCAAGAGGTACTGGAGTTATGCCGAGAAGGGCCTTCATGCTGCAAATTAG
- a CDS encoding aldo/keto reductase family domain-containing protein: MAQLTLASKYKMLSGYEIPVLGFGTAAGADQHFKIGHEKSVAANIHALKSGYKHFDSARAYDSEKACGEAIRASGIPRDQIFITTKVRKGGYKETKKAIETSLQETGLDYIDLYLNHSPYGGPEARKGTWRAFLEAKKEGKIRSMGVSNYGVHHLEETLAYIKELEAELGEGNAGEISVGQWEIHPWLPHPDIVEWCKKHGVVIEAYCPIVKGQRFDEPQVQALMKKYGKNGAQILLRWSLQKGFVPLPKSETPSRIEANTELYDFELTDEDMATLDFDSYSPTTWDPTVSPLEN; this comes from the exons ATGGCGCAACTTACTCTGGCGTCCAAGTATAAGATGCTGTCGGGCTATGAGATTCCCGTCTTAGGGTTCGGA ACTGCCGCTGGTGCTGACCAACATTTTAAAATTGGCCACGAGAAGAGTGTGGCAGCTAACATCCACGCGCTCAAATCCGGATACAAGCACTTTGACTCAGCGCGCGCCTACGACAGCGAAAAGGCCTGTGGCGAAGCAATCAGAGCATCTGGCATTCCCCGCGATCAAATCTTTATTACCACAAAAGTTCGCAAGGGTGGATACAAGGAGACCAAAAAAGCCATTGAAACGAGTCTTCAAGAGACGGGGCTAGACTACATCGACCTGTATCTCAATCACAGTCCCTATGGTGGCCCGGAAGCGAGAAAGGGAACGTGGAGAGCGTTTTTagaagcaaagaaggaggGAAAGATTCGATCCATGGGAGTGTCCAACTATGGCGTGCATCATCTCGAGGAGACGCTTGCGTACATCAAGGAGCTTGAAGCAGAGCTGGGCGAGGGCAACGCGGGAGAGATTAGCGTGGGGCAGTGGGAGATTCATCCTTGGTTGCCCCATCCGGATATTGTCGAATGGTGTAAGAAGCATGGAGTTGTGATTGAAGCGTATTGTCCGATTGTCAAGGGGCAGAGATTCGATGAGCCGCAGGTGCAggctttgatgaagaaatatGGGAAGAACGGAGCACAGATTCTCTTGCGATGGAGTTTGCAAAAG GGTTTTGTTCCTCTGCCAAAGAGCGAGACGCCATCCAGAATCGAGGCTAACACGGAACTCTACGATTTTGAACTGACAGACGAAGACATGGCAACGCTGGACTTTGACTCGTATTCACCGACTACGTGGGATCCCACAGTTAGTCCTCTGGAAAATTAA
- a CDS encoding initiation factor 2 subunit family domain-containing protein, producing the protein MAAETGQPAPKSEAPAEKKDQGDQKKGAKDQTKAPAAAAAAASEGGEKKLSNAELKKKAKEEKAARRAAAKVTQPQPPASAPGQGDSAKGGKPKPKQDGPQAGAQHGKTPAPRSAAPMTATAPKEAKPSVPECFSHLAMAKGVNLTHADKDVHPAVLLLGQQMSTMAISDSTTRLEATLLAFKKVIDSYTTPHGTTLSRHFTSHVLNPQIVYLTACRPMCFSMGNAIRWLKLQISKIDIDMADSDAKKLLCEAIDSFIHERITLADLVIVNTAADMIAQDDVILTYAHHHLVERALLKAKASGKRFKVILVDDPFERVGLDHVKKLAAAGIPVAYSPDFGALRTNLQESTTVLVAAEAMFSNGAMYARAGTCDVATAAFDLGMRVTSLCETINFTERVSIDSLTYNEIDPERNTDEEFRLLFDTTRDKSISAVVTELGICSAKSVPAILRKLEEL; encoded by the exons ATGGCGGCAGAAACAGGCCAGCCCGCGCCCAAAAGCGAGGCTCCagcagaaaagaaggacCAGGGAGACCAGAAGAAGGGCGCCAAAGACCAGACCAAAGCCCccgcggcagcagcagcagcagcatctgaaGGCGGCGAAAAGAAGCTGTCCAACgccgagctgaagaagaaggccaaggaggaaaaggccgccaggagagcagcagcaaaagtcacacagccacagcctccCGCCAGCGCACCGGGCCAAGGCGACAGCGCAAAGGGCGGCAaacccaagcccaagcaagATGGACCTCAGGCTGGTGCTCAGCATGGAAAGACTCCCGCCCCGCGATCGGCTGCGCccatgacggcgacggcgcCCAAGGAGGCGAAACCATCGGTTCCAGAGTGCTTCAGCCatttggccatggccaagggAGTCAACTTGACACATGCGGACAAGGACGTGCACCCAGctgtgttgctgctgggccaGCAGATGAGCACCATGGCCATCAGTGATAGCACCACTCGGCTGGAAGCTACTCTTCTGGCATTCAAAAAG GTCATCGATTCATACACAACACCCCACGGCACCACGCTCTCACGACACTTCACCTCCCACGTCCTCAACCCCCAGATCGTCTACCTCACAGCATGCCGCCCCATGTGCTTCTCCATGGGCAACGCCATCAGATGGCTCAAGCTTCAGATCAGCAAGATTGATATCGACATGGCCGACTCTGACGCCAAGAAGCTTCTGTGCGAGGCCATCGACAGCTTCATCCACGAGCGCATCACCCTCGCCgacctcgtcatcgtcaacacCGCCGCCGACATGATTGCCCAGGACGACGTCATCCTCACATACGCCCACCATCACCTCGTCGAGCGCGCCCTgctcaaggcaaaggccaGCGGCAAGCGCTTCAAGgtcatcctcgtcgacgaCCCCTTTGAGCGGGTCGGCCTCGATCAcgtcaagaagctcgccGCCGCGGGCATCCCCGTCGCTTACTCGCCCGACTTTGGCGCCCTGCGCACGAATCTCCAGGAGTCCACGACCGTCCTCGTTGCTGCGGAGGCCATGTTTAGCAACGGCGCCATGTATGCGCGAGCGGGCACCTGCGACGTCGCCACGGCGGCGTTTGACCTCGGCATGCGCGTCACTTCGCTGTGCGAGACGATCAATTTCACTGAGAGAGTGTCGATAGATTCGCTCACCTACAATGAAATTGATCCGGAGAGGAACACGGATGAGGAGTTCAGACTGCTGTTTGACACGACGAGAGACAAGTCGATTTCAGCTGTCGTTACGGAACTGGGTATTTGTTCGGCCAAGTCGGTTCCTGCAATTTTGCGGAAGTTGGAGGAATTGTAA
- a CDS encoding amidase domain-containing protein, giving the protein MPSKTLPVVQVKPLLKGSPEYEARRAAVLEEFAAKVPDSLRLPIELINNPPNNVIGVPKECGLLTPEELAITEEYDATALAGLIASKKLTAVAVATAFSKRAIIAHQLTGCLTEWFMDDAIEQAKHLDEHLKSTGKTVGPLHGVPFSVKEHLPLAGHYSSIGLYDTRVKDEEDCHIVAALRDAGAVFYCKTNQPQAIMHLDTSSSWGRTLNPHNIRLSAGGSSGGEAALLAMRGSILGMGSDIAGSVRNPAAFCGIYGFKPTTCVVPRKGLIAGGAIAELNILTTAGPLCNSLRDMDLFMSVLLDSKPYLVDPTLVPMPWTGLKSLPQPKPLKIGVMMNDGVIVPQPPVIRALNWAIEKLKASNNFSIKIFEPYNVSKAINNVILAYWPDGGNGLKKHLAASGEPMLPLTQLVIKAAEGPELTPYQILAQHLERDQFRCDFARHWESQDVNFVLCPVFFGPACEHEMAFYPNYTAFWNYVDYPGVVVPTPIRGGKKGAEKYAADAPAPLSKDDEHVRQMWKEGDFEGAPVNLQIVARKYHDNDLFAALEKMQWVLELP; this is encoded by the coding sequence ATGCCTTCAAAGACTCTCCCAGTTGTCCAGGTAAAGCCTCTCCTTAAAGGCTCTCCAGAATATGAAGCTAGGCGGGCAGCTGTGCTTGAAGAGTTTGCCGCCAAGGTACCGGATAGCCTTCGACTTCCTATTGAGCTTATCAACAACCCTCCCAACAACGTCATCGGCGTTCCTAAAGAATGTGGTCTTTTGACCCCCGAAGAACTTGCCATCACGGAGGAATACGATGCCACCGCTCTGGCAGGCCTCATCGCCTCAAAGAAATTAACCGCGGTCGCTGTCGCTACAGCGTTTTCTAAGAGAGCTATCATCGCACACCAGTTGACAGGCTGTCTGACCGAATGGTTCAtggatgatgccattgagcaAGCCAAACACTTGGATGAGCATTTAAAATCTACGGGAAAGACAGTTGGCCCCCTTCATGGCGTCCCCTTCAGCGTCAAGGAACACTTGCCTCTAGCCGGACACTATTCTAGCATCGGCCTTTATGATACAAGAgtcaaagacgaagaagattgccaCATAGTAGCAGCCCTGAGAGATGCTGGCGCCGTCTTTTACTGCAAAACCAACCAGCCTCAAGCTATAATGCATCTGGACACCTCCTCCTCATGGGGCCGTACCTTGAACCCTCACAACATTCGTCTGTCAGCAGGAGGGTCTAGTGGAGGAGAAGCCGCTCTGCTGGCCATGCGAGGATCTATCCTCGGCATGGGCTCCGACATTGCAGGAAGCGTCCGAAATCCAGCTGCCTTCTGCGGTATCTACGGCTTCAAGCCCACGACATGTGTTGTCCCTAGAAAAGGCCTTATAGCTGGTGGTGCAATAGCAGAACTCAACATCTTGACTACCGCCGGCCCCCTGTGTAACTCCCTCAGGGACATGGACCTCTTCATGTCCGTATTACTGGACTCGAAGCCGTATCTGGTGGACCCAACCCTTGTTCCTATGCCCTGGACCGGTCTCAAATCTTTACCACAACCTAAGCCTTTGAAGATTGGAGTCATGATGAACGATGGGGTTATTGTGCCGCAACCGCCTGTGATACGAGCTCTCAACTGGGCAATTGAAAAGCTAAAAGCATCAAATAACTTCTCCATCAAGATATTTGAGCCATACAACGTCTCCAAAGCAATCAACAACGTCATCCTCGCATACTGGCCCgacggcggcaacggcttGAAGAAGCATCTCGCAGCTTCAGGCGAGCCCATGCTCCCCCTGACACAACTGGTCATCAAAGCCGCCGAGGGCCCCGAGCTGACGCCATACCAGATCCTGGCACAGCACCTCGAGCGCGACCAGTTCCGTTGCGACTTTGCGCGCCACTGGGAGTCTCAGGACGTCAATTTCGTTCTTTGCCCAGTCTTTTTTGGTCCTGCGTGCGAACATGAAATGGCATTTTACCCCAACTACACTGCTTTTTGGAACTACGTCGATTATCCCGGCGTGGTTGTGCCCACGCCGATCAGGGGCGGTAAGAAGGGGGCGGAGAAGTATGCTGCTGATGCGCCTGCGCCTTTGAgtaaagatgatgaacatgTACGGCAGATGTGGAAGGAGGGTGACTTTGAGGGAGCACCGGTTAACCTGCAGATTGTAGCGAGAAAGTACCATGATAATGACTTGTTTGCGgcgttggagaagatgcagtGGGTGTTGGAGTTGCCATAG
- a CDS encoding imidazoleglycerol-phosphate dehydratase domain-containing protein: MTTAALPIRAAALVRNTNETSIQIALSIDGGELPQDTDPRLLEVASAHASQSSKSQVIAINTGIGFLDHMLHALAKHAGWSMALNCKGDLHIDDHHTAEDCCLAVGTAFAKALGALTGVARFGYAYAPLDEALSRAVVDLSNRPYAIVDLGLKREMLGQLSTEMIPHCLQSFAQAARITLHVDCLRGDNDHHRAESAFKALAVAIRMATTRVAGKEGEVPSTKGTLSA; encoded by the exons ATGACCACCGCCGCTCTTCCCATCCGTGCTGCGGCTCTTGTCCGCAACACCAACGAGACGTCGATCCAGATCGCTCTCAGcatcgacggcggcgagCTTCCCCAGGATACCGACCCCCGACTGCTCGAGGTCGCCAGCGCACACGCTTCGCAGTCTAGCAAGTCTCAGGTGATTGCTATCAACACGGGCATCGGCTTCTTGGACCACATGCTGCATGCGCTGGCGAAGCACGCCGGCTGGAGCATGGCGCTCAACTGCAAGGGCGACCTTCACA TTGACGACCACCACACCGCCGAAGACTGCTGCCTCGCCGTCGGCACCGCCTTTGCCAAAGCCCTCGGCGCCCTGACTGGCGTCGCCCGCTTTGGCTATGCCTACGCCCCTCTGGACGAGGCCCTCTCTCGCGCCGTCGTCGACCTGTCCAACCGCCCCTACGCCATTGTCGACCTGGGCCTGAAGCGCGAGATGCTGGGCCAGCTCAGCACCGAGATGATCCCCCACTGCCTGCAGAGCTTTGCTCAGGCCGCTCGCATCACCTTGCACGTCGACTGCCTGCGCGGTGACAACGACCACCACCGGGCTGAGAGTGCCTTTAAGGCTCTGGCTGTGGCGATTCGCATGGCTACCACTAGGGTTGCGGGcaaggagggcgaggttCCCAGCACCAAGGGTACATTGAGCGCTTAA
- a CDS encoding anaphase-promoting complex, cyclosome, subunit 3 domain-containing protein, translating into MEKFLRDWRQDALNKAQYESAIFIGDKLLALTNDDNDAFWLAQVHFATGNYTRAQSFLSKQDLISRNPACRYLAGHCLIKQSRFDEALAVLGERNPTHLISNGPSNKRKASNQARSGRRRDDDTGDDEAATRRFEAAMCFLRGICYAKQNAFDRAKECYKDAVRIDVQCFEAFQQLMKNSLLSPDEEWQFLDSLDFDSIHLSGDPKSSQEAAEFTKMLYTTRLSKYRNPTAFDVAYDSLSTHYQLAANPDLQLARADLLYTQCRYRDALTITNAILEEDKYNFAIYPVHLACLYELKMKNLLFLISHDLADTHPEEPCTWLAVGIYYFSIKKIAEARRYFSKASMMDAHFGPAWIGFAHTFAEEGEHDQAISAYSTAARLFMGTHLPQIFLGMQNHALNNMTIAEEFLKTAYGLCKTDPLLLNEMGIVKYHQDNPKDAVQYFTAALKVADENDSEPSAWLAARTNLGHAFRRLRHYNRALAEFDEVLRAGGKDAAIFSAKGLILMEQNKPQEAVVVLHEALAIHPQDSIATELLNKALEETALVDGAAEEEADDLADFEQLLERKKVEASQKVYGNRPGRSMMDKGKGRVGRRRTMLIDDEDEKEETGMEMTDDDDNDEV; encoded by the exons atggagaagttTCTGAGGGATTGGAGGCAGGATGCCCTCAACAAGGCACAATATGAATCGGCCATCTTTATCGGAGACAAGCTCCTCGCCTTGACCA acgacgacaacgatGCCTTTTGGCTGGCCCAAGTCCACTTTGCGACTGGAAACTACACACGTGCGCAATCGTTCCTCTCCAAGCAAGACCTCATCAGCAGAAACCCTGCCTGTCGCTATCTTGCCGGACACTGTCTCATCAAGCAGTCTCGATTCGACGAGGCCTTGGCTGTCCTGGGGGAGCGCAATCCGACACACCTGATTTCCAATGGCCCGAGCAACAAGCGCAAGGCCTCAAACCAGGCTCGCAGCGGGCGAAGGCGGGACGACGATACCGGGGACGATGAGGCGGCAACCCGACGATTTGAGGCAGCTATGTGCTTCCTCCGGGGCATCTGCTATGCCAAGCAAAACGCTTTTGATCGTGCCAAGGAGTGTTACAAGGATGCGGTTCGGATCGACGTGCAGTGCTTCGAGGCGTTCCAGcagttgatgaagaattcTTTACTATCCCCAGACGAGGAGTGGCAGTTCCTCGACAGCCTCGATTTTGATTCAATACATCTCTCGGGAGACCCCAAGTCCTCTCAGGAGGCGGCCGAGTTCACAAAGATGCTCTACACCACCCGGCTTTCTAAATACAGAAATCCCACGGCATTCGATGTCGCCTACGATTCGCTGTCAACACACTACCAGTTGGCCGCTAACCCCGACCTACAGCTTGCTCGAGCCGATTTATTGTACACGCAGTGCCGATACCGAGACGCCCTGACCATTACCAACGCCATCCTGGAAGAGGACAAATACAACTTTGCGATATACCCCGTCCACCTCGCCTGTCTCTATGAactcaagatgaagaaccTGCTGTTCCTGATTTCACACGACCTGGCAGACACCCACCCCGAAGAGCCCTGTACATGGTTAGCCGTGGGCATCTATTATTTCAGCATCAAAAAAATTGCAGAAGCCAGGCGGTATTTTAGCAAAGCGAGCATGATGGACGCACATTTTGGCCCTGCCTGGATAGGATTCGCACATACATTCGCTGAGGAAGGAGAGCATGACCAGGCCATTTCAGCTTATTCAACAGCAGCACGCCTCTTCATGGGCACCCACCTGCCGCAGATATTCCTGGGGATGCAGAACCACGCACTCAACAACATGACTATTGCAGAAGAATTCCTCAAGACTGCCTATGGGCTGTGCAAGACGGACCCACTGCTTCTCAACGAGATGGGTATCGTGAAATACCACCAGGATAATCCAAAAGACGCCGTCCAATATTTCACAGCAGCCCTCAAGGTGGCTGACGAGAATGACAGCGAGCCGTCAGCATGGCTCGCGGCGAGGACCAATTTAGGACACGCTTTTCGCCGGCTGCGGCACTATAACCGAGCACTGGCGGAGTTTGACGAGGTACTGCGAGCAGGCGGCAAGGATGCGGCCATCTTTAGCGCCAAGGGACTCATTCTAATGGAACAAAACAAGCCACAGGAGGCGGTTGTTGTCCTTCACGAGGCCCTGGCCATCCACCCGCAGGATAGCATCGCGACAGAGCTTTTGAACAAGGCGTTGGAAGAAACGGCTTTGGTTGacggagctgctgaagaggaagcagaCGACTTGGCGGATTTCGAGCAGCTGttagaaagaaagaaggtgGAAGCATCTCAGAAGGTGTACGGTAACAGACCTGGTCGTAGCATGATGGATAAGGGGAAGGGACGAGTGGGCAGGCGGCGGACGATGTTgattgacgatgaagacgaaaaagaagagactgGGATGGAAATGAcggacgacgatgacaatGACGAGGTCTAG
- a CDS encoding argJ family domain-containing protein produces the protein MLKFKRAYSTGLASAIPPAKLKYVPTSGTYPKGFLASGVFVGVKPGNTSKPDLALVTSDRPASAAAVFTKNKFQAAPVTFSRKILQSKANAGLRSVIVNSGNANAVTGVGGLEDAASMARTTDQRVGSEDSTLVMSTGVIGQRLPIQKIVDHIPMAYHQAGDSHRHWLDCAKAICTTDTFPKLMSRTFELPSSPGVEYRIAGMTKGAGMMAPNLATMLTILATDAPIAPSLMNPLLKYSVDRSFNALTIDGDTSTNDTVALLANGAAGGNEVSSEQSADYEALKNLVTDFSAELAKYLVRDGEGATKFVTIRVVDGASEAASREIARAIARSPLVKTALYGKDANWGRILCAAGYALISPPGQPVNDVPEIIPERTSVSFVPTDGSAELKLLVNGEPENVDEQRASEILEMEDLEILVRLGTGDKSIVHWTCDFSHDYVTINGDYRT, from the exons ATGCTCAAGTTCAAGCGCGCTTATTCCACCGGCTTGGCCAGCGCCATCCCGCCGGCCAAGCTCAAGTACGTGCCCACGTCCGGCACGTATCCCAAGGGCTTCCTCGCCTCGGGCGTCTTCGTCGGCGTCAAGCCGGGCAACACCAGCAAGCCGGATCTCGCCCTCGTGACGTCGGACCGGCCAGCGTCGGCGGCGGCCGTCTTCACCAAGAACAAGTTCCAGGCGGCGCCGGTGACGTTCAGCCGCAAGATTCTGCAGAGCAAGGCCAATGCTGGGCTTCGCAGCGTCATTGTCAATTCGggcaatgccaatgccgtGACCGGTGTCGGAGGGCTGGAGGATGCGGCGAGCATGGCCAGGACGACGGACCAGAGGGTTGGCAGCGAGGATTCGACGCTGGTGATGAGCACGGGTGTTATTGGACAAAG ACTCCCTATCCAGAAAATCGTGGACCACATCCCCATGGCCTATCACCAGGCTGGAGACTCTCACCGGCATTGGCTGGACTGTGCCAAGGCCATCTGCACCACCGACACTTTCCCCAAGCTCATGTCCAGGACGTTTGAGCTGCCGTCTTCTCCTGGCGTCGAGTACCGCATTGCGGGCATGACCAAGGGCGCTGGCATGATGGCTCCCAACCTGGCCACCATGCTCACCATTCTGGCCACTGACGCACCCATTGCGCCGAGCCTCATGAACCCTCTGCTCAAGTACTCCGTCGACCGCTCATTCAATGCGTTGACCATTGACGGCGACACCTCCACCAACGACACCGTTGCCCTGCTTGCCAacggtgctgctggcggcaACGAGGTTTCGTCCGAGCAATCTGCCGACTATGAGGCCTTGAAGAACCTGGTGACGGACTTTTccgccgagctggccaagtaCCTCGTCCGTGACGGCGAGGGAGCCACCAAGTTTGTCACAATCCGTGTCGTGGACGGTGCTTCCGAAGCTGCTTCGCGTGAGATTGCTCGTGCCATCGCTCGTTCGCCCCTCGTCAAGACAGCTCTCTACGGAAAAGACGCCAACTGGGGCCGCATCCTGTGTGCCGCTGGATACGCTCTCATCTCGCCTCCTGGACAGCCCGTCAACGATGTCCCTGAGATTATTCCCGAGAGGACAAGCGTGTCATTTGTTCCCACGGACGGCTCagctgagctgaagctgctggtcaACGGTGAGCCGGAGAACGTTGATGAGCAGAGAGCGAGTGAGAttcttgagatggaggacCTGGAAATCCTGGTGAGGCTGGGAACTGGCGATAAGAGCATTGTTCACTGGACATGCGATTTCAGCCACGATTATGTTACGATTAACGGCGACTACAGGACATAA